In one window of Onychomys torridus chromosome 5, mOncTor1.1, whole genome shotgun sequence DNA:
- the Psmd7 gene encoding 26S proteasome non-ATPase regulatory subunit 7: MPELAVQKVVVHPLVLLSVVDHFNRIGKVGNQKRVVGVLLGSWQKKVLDVSNSFAVPFDEDDKDDSVWFLDHDYLENMYGMFKKVNARERIVGWYHTGPKLHKNDIAINELMKRYCPNSVLVIIDVKPKDLGLPTEAYISVEEVHDDGTPTSKTFEHVTSEIGAEEAEEVGVEHLLRDIKDTTVGTLSQRITNQVHGLKGLNSKLLDIRSYLEKVTSGKLPINHQIIYQLQDVFNLLPDASLQEFVKAFYLKTNDQMVVVYLASLIRSVVALHNLINNKIANRDAEKKEGQEKEESKKERKDDKEKEKSDVKKEEKKEKK, from the exons TCCACCCCCTGGTGCTGCTCAGTGTGGTGGATCATTTCAACCG AATCGGCAAGGTTGGAAACCAGAAGCGGGTTGTTGGTGTGCTTTTGGGGTCATGGCAAAAGAAAGTACTTGATGTATCCAACAGTTTTGCAG taccatttgatgaagatgACAAAGATGATTCTGTCTGGTTTTTAGACCATGATTATTTGGAAAACATGTATGGAATGTTTAAGAAGGTCAATG CCAGAGAAAGAATAGTTGGGTGGTACCACACAGGCCCCAAACTGCACAAGAACGATATCGCCATCAATGAACTCATGAAAAGATACTGCCCCAACTCT GTTTTGGTCATTATTGACGTGAAGCCGAAGGACCTGGGACTTCCCACCGAAGCTTACATTTCAGTAGAAGAAGTTCACGAT GATGGAACGCCAACATCAAAAACTTTTGAGCACGTGACCAGTGAAATTGGGGCAGAGGAAgctgaggaggtgggagtggaacACTTGTTAAG AGACATCAAGGACACTACAGTGGGAACTCTCTCCCAGCGGATCACAAACCAGGTCCATGGTTTGAAAGGACTGAACTCCAAGCTCCTGGACATCAGGAGCTACCTGGAGAAGGTGACCAGTGGCAAGCTGCCCATCAACCACCAGATCATCTACCAGCTTCAGGATGTCTTCAACCTGCTGCCGGATGCCAGTCTGCAGGAGTTCGTCAAGGCCTTCTACCTGAAGACCAATgaccagatggtggtggtgtacTTGGCCTCACTGATCCGCTCTGTGGTCGCCTTGCACAACCTCATCAACAATAAGATCGCCAACCGGGatgcagagaagaaggagggacaggaaaaggaagagagtaagaaagagagaaaggacgacaaagagaaggagaagagtgacgtgaagaaagaagagaaaaaggagaaaaagtaa